TTCAGTTCAGAGACGCAAATTCAGAGTGTTCAATACTTACCAGAAAGAGATACTGAAGCCCGTAGACAATCGAGTTTATTGTCAATACAGGTTTCCAATCTTCTCTAAGAATATTCAGGCAGACATTGCCTTCCAGGTCAATGTTGGGATGATAAACCTGCGTTTCGCATTTTACTTTAGGTGGTTCGTGTGGATAGTTTGGACCGACCTTAAAACTGAACACAAATCTTCCGCCTTTGTAGAAACCctaagaataattataatgcGAGGTGAATACTTTGGCTCATTTGTCAATCGAGCGACGAACAGAGAACAGAAGGAGACACAGGCATGAGCGATCTGTGCTGAAGTTAGCACAGCTTAAAGAATCGCTACTAAGTTGCTGCAGTAGAAACTTGACTAACTAAAATTTTGGTACGCGACAAGTAGCGACAGGATGATGAAAACAACTGAGAATTTCTGAGTGGTAAAATACGTACTTCGTCAGGGCAGATTATTAGTTTAAAAGTCAACAGGTCATCTGGATCTGGAAATTCTGTACCGCATGTTTTTGGCAGGTTGAGTTCGTTTatatctgaaataaaaataagggaaagattattttaaatatttctttcacaATCGTATCCCGttatgtgataaaaaaaatgagaaatcgcAACCTTTCGTGATCCTTAACTGCGCTGCTGAGGCctttttctgagttcctgtcCTTGGTGATTCGCCATCTTTTTTCGCTTGTtttagtgaaaataatttaatcatGTTAGATTCTAAGTTCGGCTACAATATAGCGAGGCATACAAAtactttttaaattcaagCAAAATCAcagaagattaaaaaattggaaccTACTAATTTTTGACAAGGGGGATAACTCGCCTTTCGGACCGTGCTCTCCCCTGGCTATATTCACGCTTCGCGAATATTCCACCATATAGTTAAGTTCACGTCTTTTTAACCACAAATACGAAAATTAATTGACCTTGATCACTTTCGCCGGCTATTTTCTGCTCACGTTTATCGCAAAAAATCAACGCGATTCCGTCGCGAATGGCCAGATACCTTGTTGAAGGcttataatgaaaaattttcaccgtttaACGGCTGAACGCTGAAAGCTGGTAGATTGGTTCAGTCGAAAATAGCGCCACTGCGACCATCTCCtcattggataaaaaattttttactccaagATCCGTATTTAAAGTTGTTCAGTGAACGTAGACACTTTGGCGATGCGTGGCTCCATAGACTTAGAAATAATACTAACAGCGTGAACTCCGCTTCTAAACATCTCCATTGAAATCTCTGTTACTTTGAcgttgagtaaaaaaatagtGTAATAAATTCGCGTTGCGTAGACAGTCTTGCTAGTCCACGTATGCATGGAATAGCGTGGCAATAAGCAAGGTCAAAAAGGTGTAACGAATCTAGCAGCCGAAAATAACGTACGAAAATGACGTACAGCATGTTTACTCTTCtacatatatcatatattGGCACATATCTGTAGGATTGCATTGTTTTCGCAGAGTAGACAGTTATAATAACCAATCGCGATGGCGTTAGGTAACCGCTTCTCTCACTTTCATAGGTTAATATTTTAACATATTTCTTCGAAACAATTGATAACCGTTCATATCTAATAAATGGTCAAACTAGGGTACAGATAAGATTAAACAAATGCAATAATATATCAAATTGTGATCCGTTGGAAGAGACATTCAAATCTTAAGCTCTGTTCAAGATTCCGCGCAGTCACGTGTTTTTGAGTGAAGTCTGTCGCACCGTGGTTGAGTGAACCTTTCACtgtacgaaaaaaagaagaaaaaaataatatatatatgttctTTGACATCGGTGCATCGGGAATTGTCGCGGCTATGAAACGAAACGATAGTAGAAAGTAACTGTAATAATGATATTGTAGAGTACCGATGTTTACAGTGTTTACGTAGAGTGTGTAATGTGTCAGTGATAATCGAAATTTGCACAACGATGATGTGGTACGTGTAATAcgatatatacatgtataatatcgCCTTTGTCAATCTAtacgaatatttatttaacgaGAGATGTTACTATGAATTAATTGCACTCGATTCTTAACGTTTTAAATTGTTCGAAACGAACTATTTATGATCTATTAATTCAGCCGGAGTCTGTTTAACGTGGCAACCGAATCAgggtaaatatttaattttccataACGCTTAGCCACGGTCGTTGATAAATCCGTTGATAACGTTTTAGTGCTCTATAAAATAAACTAGGGATTGTTGCAGCGTTTATTAATTCATGTTACTTGCCCAACTTCGCAACTCTCCTCGACGAGTTGTTGTAAGTACGTTAAATTTAGTTATAAAAATAGGTTTAAGATTTCACATAATTTCATTTGCTATCATATTCCTTTGTTTCGCTAATCTTTGGCTTGATGAAAAAACTTACTTCGACAATTTCTTTTACCATTTTGCTGGCATGCTCCATCACTGAAAATACATAAGGATGAAGTCATCAACGCACCGTTACTGTAAAACGGCGTATGTTcaggaaaaatgattttccgaagtaaataaaccattgtaaacaaaatatattattattctgagaagccaactccttgaaagtcattctCAAATATCTCACTGACGATTTTTTATCCTGGTATGTCGCTACATTAAggttactaacttcagccttaTGAAAACATATTTTAAATCGTCTTCTGCATTTCATGCGACTGCGATTAATTGCTTCGGCATTATttaccttccttttttttatcgagcGATCCTGTTTTTATTCACCGACCACCTAGAGccaattttatttgaaaataatggagtttttatacatatatttaaaaaaataaatcaatactcaaatattttacagtcAAACTTGGCTTTTATTTTGGACTTGTGAACTCCACCAAATTCTTTCAGCTTTGAGTTGTTTTGTAGGCAGATAAAACTATACAGTTATTGATAAATACAGGAACAAAGGCattgttataattatagaAACCTTTGTTCTTTGCCAACTCAAATGAAATATCAATCattgcacacattttttttttatgaataaatgtaaaaattaactTCACACATGTTCTGATATGTGCGgaaatcgaagaaataaaagatgGACTGAACAAATTGTCccaaaatttgatgaaatgaatattaattgtttaataacTTAGTTTACCAAGATGATAAGAGAGACCCGCAGTCTTTATTTATATACGCTTTTAACAAACTAAATACCGGAGCGATTTAATGTTTGATTATAACTAATTTTCATAATAAAGCAAGAAATCGctgtgaaatttcactttaAAATATCGTTCCACGTTTCACCCTTCATATTTCacgatgaaattcattttatattttgccATACAATAAAGATGGTAGAAACAGAATTACTTAATCAATCTTAACCTCGTGAAATTAGCCACATTAACATAACAAAACATCagagaaaaaatcattattccGCAACTTTAgaactttttcaaataaagctatgttttgtttatcatgTTGTTTAgtaaatttcagaaattccTAAAagtgcgaagtaacgatttatCCTGAACATGTATCGTtgcagtaacgttactaacttcatcctcgtTCAACATCCGCGAACAAAGGTTCGAGTTAATTTAGTCCCCGTTACTTTCCAGTCCCGCAATTGAGAATTGAATAttctttggaaaataataataaccctACTCTGTAATTATGACGTGAATAATGTAACAAGTATTTGTAGAATATGAATATTGTCGCCTCTTCGTAATTCCAGGTAGACAAAATAACATCGTAACTAACATATTGcgagcattttttattttatgtataaatcTAAGTACCATTTTACGAGTAAATCTTGATCAGGTTTAGATCTGTGCGCAAAATtccttatcttttttttttttttttatgtattcaATTATGCACGCTTGTTTTAATCTCTCGCAGTTTAAATTTAATTGTTGGTTTGATTCGCCGCTATCTTGTGTTCACTTTGTTGTATGCACTGAGATAGATAATCCTGATAAATGTTGACAACTACATTGAATTCCGTAAGTATACTTCATCGTTATCGTTATAGCTAAGGAAGCGCCTGTTGACACGCTTCTGTATTAAATCTTCCGCTACGTTTATTATTGcgaaatggtttttttttttttttttttccaccattaGTAAATCTGTACTGCCTTAATCATAGCATTTATAAAATACAGTAATCGGAAGTCTACAgattttaatttgtttatgtttgttttgtttcagTGTATGGCTGACTagagtttgaaattattctaaaTCAAATATGAAGTTCGCGGAGCATCTTTCCGCGCACATTACGCCTGAATGGCGTAAACAATACATTAGTTATGAGgtaaaattcatgaaaattcgatgatttttaCTATATTTATTCGTAACGTCACATATTATTGATGTTTTGCTACAAATATTTTGTAGGAAATGAAAGCCATGTTGTATACGGCGGTAGAAGAGGCTCCGTCCGTTGAGATCGTCGAGCAGGAAACCATATCACGCCATTTTGCCTCTTTCGACGAAGTCTTTTTCACCTTCTGCGATcgtgaattgaagaaaatcaacACTTTTTACTCTGGTGAGATTAAATCGACGATCAAATTTtcagtgaaatgaaaaactaaTCGATATTTATCAAGTAATTTTCGATTgatctgtaaaaaatttttaaaaaaattaatcgacaTTCAAATTTTGTGTAGAGAAGCTGGCGGAGGCAACAAGAAAATATGCAGCATTGCAAAGCGAACTAAAAATTGCATCCGAAACGCATCACGGCGGAGGAAAGAACCGCGTTAGAAATACAACAAAAGCTCATCTGCCTGCTCGCAAGCTCAGGGAGCTAAAACTAgctttttcagaattttatctCTCTCTTATCCTTCTTCAAAACTACCAAAATCTAAACCATACCGGTTTTCGAAAGATACTTAAAAAACATGATAAGGTACTTTAATGTGGATCATTCTGATAAACAGACATTGAAAATTGCCAATTCttgaatggaaaattataCATGTTAACAAGCGTTTGATCTTCGATCAAATCTTTTcaatcattcattcattcgttaaTCGATACATTTTCAATTGGATTTTACAACGCAAAtcacaaattaaaaattaccttTATCAACGTCGAACAGCTTTTTATTACTCAAATTTGCATATATTAGCTGTTGTCCGTCGATACCGGCTCCAAATGGCGTACCGAATTCGTGGAAACTGCACACTTTCACACGTCAAAGGACATCGACAGGCTTATTCAAGAGACAGAGGCGACGGTTACTTCTGGCCTCGAAGGTGGTGACAGACAAAGGGCTATGAAACGACTCCGCGTGCCTCCCCTTGGTGAACATCAGAGTCCTTGGACGACTTTCAAAGTTGGACTGTTCTCCGGGAGTTTCGTTGTTTTGTTCGTCGCAGTTGTGCTGTCAGGTAAGAGTTTTCCCCGAACAGTTTACTATATCATTACTCGAGTATATTTGAGCAGTTCTTTATACCTTTAAATCATAACATGCGATACCATCCGTTCGCTTCTGATACAgattattaattgaattttagcAATATTTCATGATGGCGGCGCACGTCTCAAGGTTGCATTTCCCTTGTATCGAGGACCCCTGCTCGTTATTCAATTCCTATTTCTGATGGGAATCAATGTCTATGGCTGGCGTTCGTCCGGTGTTAATCACGTGTTGATATTTGAGCTCGATCCGAGGAATCATTTGTCAGAGCAACACCTGATGGAGTTAGCAGCTGTACTCGGCGTCGTTTGGACACTGAGTTTACTCAGTTTTTTATACAGCTCAAGCTTGAGCGTTCCGCCTTACGCAAATCCCCTCGCActcgtcgtcatcatcgtaGCCTTTCTGTTGAATCCTTTCAAAATGTTTCGACACGAGGCACGATTTTGGTTGCTTAAAATAATGGTGAGGCTTTTATCGCACGGTATAGAAATGGTGTTTCCGAATCAGCGATTGAAATCATGTTTCTCTGCACGAATCACGCTCTAGAGTTCAACCACTTTTTGTTTATTGCAGTTTCGTTGCATCTCCGCTCCATTAATGGTCGTCAACTTTGCCGATTTCTGGCTGGGTGATCAATTGAACAGCCTGTCGACTGTGTTTttggattttcattttttgatatGCTTCTACATCACAAACGGTGATTGGTTCGAAGCCGGTGATACGCAGCAGTGTTTGTCTGGGTCTTACATCGTCAGACCAATACTCAACTGTCTTCCTGCTTGGTTCCGTTTTGCACAATGCATTCGCCGATACCGAGATTCAAAGGAAGCTTTCCCGCACTTGGTCAATGCCGGCAAATATGCTACAACATTTCTCGTCGTTATAACAAACACGCTGCGAACGTTTCATGCAGGTAAAATTATACCTTCGATCTTCGTGTGTTCTTTCATGAAACGTTGTTCTTTTCACCTCATCAACGCAgtcaatttcatttctttgttCAGGCGGATATACAAATCACTGGGATAGTCCTTGGCTTTGGCTGTGGGTGGTGAGTAGCCTAATAAACTCCATTTATTCGTACACATGGGATATCAAGATGGATTGGGGACTCCTGGATAGTAATGCTGGTGAAAATCGATTCTTACGAGAGGAAATTGTATATTCTACAGTGAGTCAATTTTCATGCTAATAATCATCggaacgaatattttttaattctattgTCGTTACCGTCCCAAAAAGTTTCTTTCCATGCAAGAATACTCGATACATTTGTATCTCGAAGTGTATACAGACATTTCAATCTTAAATTTCGCTTCGTATGCAGGAAAAGTTCAATATGGGAATCTCTTATTTCAGGGATTCTATTATTTTGCGATCATAGAAGACTTTTTATTGAGATTTGTATGGGTCGCAACCTACATAGTGACGCAGTACGGATATGTCCAGTCCGAGCTGATGACTTCTATCGTCGCTACTTTGGAAGTATTCAGGTAACTTTTTATGGTTCATAAAATTTCGCCACTTTAACTCGATGCAAGAATCAGACTTTCGAAAGATAGTTAAAATAATGTGCGTTGTGTTTGATCATTTCGTTTTATCGACCATGTAGAAGATTTATCTGGAACTTCTTCCGTCTTGAGAACGAGCACTTGAATAATTGTGGTAAGTTTCGTGCTGTCAGAGATATTTCTGTCGCGCCTATAGAAAGTTCCGATCAGACCCAAATCATAAGAATGATGGACGAAGAGAATGGAGTAATAAATCGGGGAAAGCGCAAGGGTGGAGGTAAAAAGCAGAATACTGTTAAGGAGGACAAGCGTGCATTATTGAAAGAGGAAACAATTGATATAGATGTATCTAACGCTAgttgaatttatatttaatatttttgttgcACTTGAAAGCGGGATCAAgtactttttatttcatcatatTGCAGCTTTTGCATAAAGGTTATTGAAATAGTCGTATGGTTGTCCGAGATTTATCTGATGCAGTGCCACTTATTTTTAAACGCAGCAGATTTTCAatcggaaatatttttcgattaattgTAGTTAGTTTCGTACAGccaatttttcgatttatccCTAAATTCATTACaagtttataatatacaagtggctgtattatacgtatattatgcAAAACGGTTCTGCGTATCCAAGGCTGAGACACGGGATTGAAACACTGTGTTCTATATGCACAATGATGCTGCTCAGATTCTgtggaatttattttaaattcgCATTGTCGCTGCCACCATAAAAATTTGCTTCTCTTTTCATGAGATTCTGAAACCGACGGTAAATTCCACAGGATCCGGTGAATGCCCTCATCCTAGTGCCGATATAGTATACTGAAttaaaacgaaatgaaaatcctAAAATAACGCAACGACACGTGCGAATATTTGTTACATTCCACTAAcagttttatgaaaaatcaataatttaagTGTAGATtgtgatttatatttttgaatactTACATGAAGCGTTATTTCAAGGCTTaggtgatttttattttttagttaCGTACTTCCTTTTCAGCCCCACGAGTTTATACGAGtaattacaaaatgaaaatagttattaCGTAACGCGGCCATACACAATTAGTAATGCAAAATTACGCTGGAACTAGCGGGTAATACGTCTGGAAGGCTTTCAGAGAGTGAacaaatgataaattattaaGAAATATATTCGAAAGAGTTCCCTGAATAATCCTGACAAGTTTTATCGTTTGGTCATCCCCTGGAACCTTTTTACCTGTATTACCTGCAAGTTTCAGTGTCATTAATACAAATGCATGTTAAGCATGcatcattttttcaccctctaTTCCAGATTGCGACAACAAATACTAACCGATATCCAAAGATttcattgaataattattattacctcTTATTACACAAGAAACAGCAATACTTATTCCGTATAGAATAATCGAACTTCGCATGAGGTACTTTCGCAAGCTGATTACGAACAATAACTGATAATTGTTTCACTGACAGCTGTGTGAATTTTCCAAGTATTATAGATTAATTTTCCTCTTATCTGTAAACGCAGATGCGGTTAATCATAACGGGCGTATCCTATTGATACTTTCCAATTTAACTAATTGCGTTGACAAACTTATTGCGTACGATGTTATTTTAcgtgaatttatttaacaCATTCAAGTTTTGTTCGGATATCTGCGCataataattcaatgtaaaatgaaattcgtGTATCCGTTTATATCCTTATATTCAGAATTCGGTGCGAGAtaaatttgtgtaaaataatgaaactgGTGCAAGTTGAATTGTGATTAATAATGGAACATGCTTCTTTAGTAATTGATCGCGACGCGAATTTACGAACTAATTAAATTAGTCCAACGGAATTCTTAATTACTATTATATTAAGTAGCACTTTATACGTATTTACGGTGCCTAAACTTCAGTTAATTTAGAAGTTCCTTGATTCAACtttgttgtgatttttttgtcaaaaggTATTTTTACATCTTAAGATTTAGATGTTCAAACGATACAGGATTGTACAGGTGTTGCTAAATAAGAACCAGGCcagatatttttgtaaatcatGTCTAATATATCAATATATAAACAAGAAAGGAATGATTATGAAAGGAGCGTCACTCTGATCCGTCGTTCATATACATTTGGCGAAGTTGATTTTAACGATACCAGCATAAATTCACCCTCAAACCGCATGCTGTTGCATCAGTGAATTAACTTTGCTGAGTTTGTACAGATTTATAATCAGATACTATCTACCATAGTCACAAACTTAGTGAGTAGACAACTGTGTTACATTGTTTGTaatgtataagaaaaaatattgttgaaattatatCTTTATACACATACTGTgattcattatttcaaaatatattatgCCGTGTAAGTTCTGACTGTATAACATGAcgatttaaatttatatatttattgttagatttGAATCAGTTCGAATTTCTCAATTACTTCTATTTATTCTTTGCTATTTAATTCGACTTGATTTTGTTCCACGTAAGTCTTGACCTCTTCAAAGGTGTCGGAAGTCACTTTGCCTGCATTTAATAGATGCTGCATTAAACTCGTGAGAGTGTATAAACTCTTCATTTCGATGCCCTTTGCTTTCAGATTCTCACGACCACCCTGTTGTCGGTCTAAAATAACAATAGCTTCTTCGACCGTCAATCCTTCGTTGATTAGATCTTTTGCAGTCTCCAGTATACTGCTTCCAGATGTCACAACGTCTTCGATTATCATACAATTCTCTTCTAATTTGAATTGGCCCTCGATTAACTTTTTTGTTCCATAAGGTTTACTCTCTTTTCTCCTTATGAGCATTGGTATATTTTCTTCTACAGATATCAATGTGGCAATTGGCAAGGCCGTATAAGGCACGCCGCATACCTGTGAAATAGGTTTGTCTTTCTCTACGAGTGTCCATAGCAAACTCGAAATAGATTTCTGCAAGTATAAAACCCTGCTTTAcatgtgaaattattttctgtaCCTTAAAGATTATATGCATAGATTTTTTGGTGATAGTATTTTTTGTCGAGGGATTTTTCCGGTTGGTTTGTAGAAGTGATACGGAGCAAAATGATACGCCAGAGCAGTATTTGACCGATGTAAATATTGCATGAACAATTAACATAGGAAAGTCCTTTATTCGTGAATAATATTGTCTAACGCGGACAATACAACAATGGCTCGGTCTGTAAGGGTAGGACTTTTACACACCCTTAAGGTATTATTTGTTATcttaaaatttatcattatgGGCAGGGTTGTCTTTAGTAATCCCTAGTCAATGCTTAGATTCGTCATGTTTCtccttgaataaaaattaagcatctcttggaataaaaattgagcatcaccttgaataaaaattgagcatctcttggaataaaaattgagcatcaccttggaataaaaattgagcaTCGGCAAACAAGCAGCTTAATTAAGTTTCTTACCATCAATTGTGGACGTGAAATAACGGCTCTTAGGTCAAAGTAGACGGGTGTCTGTAGACCGGTTTTCATAATGAAGGTGCCAAACTTCACAGCTTCGGATTCGAATAGTTTTACAGCTAATTCTTCCAAaagattttccattttattcgGGTAAACAATCACTCAGGCAAATCAAGTATATCTCGTACTTATTCTTGGCTCGCAATTGACTGGATACGGTCACTCACTACGCAGCGATCACGTCTATACATACGAATCTAACCTCAATTAACCATCGTCGAATGCCTCAAATGCCTGAAATATTTGTGCTCGGTTCGGTCAACAGGTTCAACAATTTGCTGACGTGTAATATCACGTAGTACGGCATAACGGTACCACATAGAGGTATAAACACGATGGGGTGGAGTACGAGCGGTACTTTAGCCATAACTTTCCATGCCGTATTTATTCTAGGAAAAGTAAGCTATGTTTCGTAATAAGAAAGTTGAAACGATAAACACGCCGTTGATTTTGCCTGGTACAATAACTGTAAACCtgtaattattcatttaacaTATTTTCAGAATCGTGTAAGCCGGTTGGGAATCCAGACTTCATCGGTAATGGCGGAGCCAGTTTCATCGACCGAACCACGGCGTGCACGGCTTGTAAACTTACCACCGACCAATTCGGAGTCACGGAGTCTAGTCGGCGATTGTTTTGTAGCCGCCATCATCAGTCGACGAGTGTTAACCGCGATGTGCAGTGAGCTAGTTCCCTCTGGTGATTCTGGTGCCACGGCTGCATCGTCGGCAACAACGACTGCGGTCAggtaaatatttaacgatTTTTATATTGCTAATAGTGTTTTGAATCATTGTCTACCAAGTTCACGATCGCTATTGAGTAACCACATACTTGTTTAATCAATGCTACCGGTGAACCCCAATGTCGTAAGCGAACAACACGAACTATCGATTGAATGTTGATGCCGTTCGGGAATCGAATGGGCATGTTTCGAACCGATGAAAACAATTAGGCGATCCTGATTGATAAACGCGTAATATTTTCGCACGTTGCTGATCAAGGTTTTCAGAAGATTTCGACGTAGCTGTTTCAGGATTTTTTGTCCGTCATGCCGACTCTGGTGAAAACgattattacgattttttacgaattttttagGGAAATTGGGACGTTtcgtaaaaaacaaaattgtaaacaCACATAGTTTCtcagaaaatttacaattctTTACGAAAGTCTATGcatatttgcaattttgtacgaaataatacaaaatttttaaaatttctgtaaaaattcgttgtagtagcagaaattttcaccgtgGTAACAACTATAATCACAGTAATTTTCGTTCCCATAACATAAACGGAGACGAATGAGTCTCGCAGTTTATTGTAAGTTAAAATTTagggaaaagagaaagaaactcctgttgaaaatatttccaacaaCGTTATCGCTAAcgatattttctcttttctcaaCTTTTGATTCAGCCGTTCATCCTTAATCCCTGCACATTTTAAAGGGTTAAAGGAATCATCGAAACGGATACTTTCTCGATATATCGCACAGGCCGCCTTTTTCAGAACCACAAGCTCTTCATTTTGTTATTTGCAACATTGAGAATACCCtgttgtttgaaatttgttagAGTTTAGGCGATGCGAGCGTAATGATTTGTTCCTACCGAATATATCTGAAActaaaagagaagaaaaagaaaatgtgtttcgaatttgcactcttttttttttttttcttttttcttttaaacatCCCAGCGCGTTCCACGTACCAAGAAGTTCTGATCGCACTCCTTCACGTG
This region of Neodiprion virginianus isolate iyNeoVirg1 chromosome 7, iyNeoVirg1.1, whole genome shotgun sequence genomic DNA includes:
- the LOC124309416 gene encoding NEDD8-conjugating enzyme Ubc12 isoform X1 yields the protein MVEYSRSVNIARGEHGPKGELSPLSKITKKDGESPRTGTQKKASAAQLRITKDINELNLPKTCGTEFPDPDDLLTFKLIICPDEGFYKGGRFVFSFKVGPNYPHEPPKVKCETQVYHPNIDLEGNVCLNILREDWKPVLTINSIVYGLQYLFLEPNPEDPLNKDAAEVLQNNRRVFEQNVVKAMRGGYVGSFYFERCLK
- the LOC124309415 gene encoding uridine 5'-monophosphate synthase-like, encoding MENLLEELAVKLFESEAVKFGTFIMKTGLQTPVYFDLRAVISRPQLMKSISSLLWTLVEKDKPISQVCGVPYTALPIATLISVEENIPMLIRRKESKPYGTKKLIEGQFKLEENCMIIEDVVTSGSSILETAKDLINEGLTVEEAIVILDRQQGGRENLKAKGIEMKSLYTLTSLMQHLLNAGKVTSDTFEEVKTYVEQNQVELNSKE
- the LOC124309416 gene encoding NEDD8-conjugating enzyme Ubc12 isoform X2 codes for the protein MIKLFSLKQAKKDGESPRTGTQKKASAAQLRITKDINELNLPKTCGTEFPDPDDLLTFKLIICPDEGFYKGGRFVFSFKVGPNYPHEPPKVKCETQVYHPNIDLEGNVCLNILREDWKPVLTINSIVYGLQYLFLEPNPEDPLNKDAAEVLQNNRRVFEQNVVKAMRGGYVGSFYFERCLK
- the LOC124309413 gene encoding xenotropic and polytropic retrovirus receptor 1 homolog: MKFAEHLSAHITPEWRKQYISYEEMKAMLYTAVEEAPSVEIVEQETISRHFASFDEVFFTFCDRELKKINTFYSEKLAEATRKYAALQSELKIASETHHGGGKNRVRNTTKAHLPARKLRELKLAFSEFYLSLILLQNYQNLNHTGFRKILKKHDKLLSVDTGSKWRTEFVETAHFHTSKDIDRLIQETEATVTSGLEGGDRQRAMKRLRVPPLGEHQSPWTTFKVGLFSGSFVVLFVAVVLSAIFHDGGARLKVAFPLYRGPLLVIQFLFLMGINVYGWRSSGVNHVLIFELDPRNHLSEQHLMELAAVLGVVWTLSLLSFLYSSSLSVPPYANPLALVVIIVAFLLNPFKMFRHEARFWLLKIMFRCISAPLMVVNFADFWLGDQLNSLSTVFLDFHFLICFYITNGDWFEAGDTQQCLSGSYIVRPILNCLPAWFRFAQCIRRYRDSKEAFPHLVNAGKYATTFLVVITNTLRTFHAGGYTNHWDSPWLWLWVVSSLINSIYSYTWDIKMDWGLLDSNAGENRFLREEIVYSTGFYYFAIIEDFLLRFVWVATYIVTQYGYVQSELMTSIVATLEVFRRFIWNFFRLENEHLNNCGKFRAVRDISVAPIESSDQTQIIRMMDEENGVINRGKRKGGGKKQNTVKEDKRALLKEETIDIDVSNAS